From a region of the Argiope bruennichi chromosome 8, qqArgBrue1.1, whole genome shotgun sequence genome:
- the LOC129980777 gene encoding uncharacterized protein LOC129980777: MKLKVCLFIPNPLICFQWPRFGHSKIACRGTLTCARCAEKGHDSQQCTSPENCVNCDGEHSSFSRSCPRWRLEKEIITLKTKEQISYPEAKRRIEAQTPSPGVSYASAVKKSYCKNCSYKNCVQIVAEKVPPAKTSESDTEPSTNSAPESHDLPKRKPKPKPPRALKLKLAKRILSQEMISEKLKSKLKKSNIRNSVALGLATTGIAQRGGFFELRNNANSN, translated from the coding sequence ATGAAACTGAAAGTGTGTCTTTTTATACCTAACCCTCTGATATGCTTTCAATGGCCACGTTTTGGGCACTCTAAGATCGCCTGCCGCGGGACACttacttgcgcccgttgtgcagagaaaggacatgatagccagcagtgtacCTCACCTGAAAATTGCGTCAACTGTGATGGCGAACATAGTTCCTTTTCCAGATCATGTCCACGTTGGaggttggaaaaagaaattataactttgaaaacaaaagaacaaatttctTATCCAGAAGCGAAAAGAAGAATCGAGGCACAGACACCTTCCCCTGGTGTCAGCTATGCATCAGCTGTTAAAAAATCCTATTGTAAAAACTGTTCATATAAAAATTGTGTGCAGATTGTTGCTGAAAAAGTTCCTCCCGCAAAAACATCCGAATCTGATACAGAACCCTCCACAAACAGTGCTCCTGAATCTCACGATCTGCCGAAACGTAAACCAAAACCAAAGCCTCCACGTGCTCTTAAATTAAAGCTTGCGAAACGCATCCTTTCACAAGAAATGATTtcggaaaaattaaaatcaaaattgaaaaagtccAATATTCGGAATTCGGTTGCTCTGGGACTTGCAACTACGGGGATAGCCCAAAGAGGAGGATTTTTCGAGTTGCGAAATAACGCCAACTCAAACTAA